One Streptomyces sp. P9-A2 DNA window includes the following coding sequences:
- a CDS encoding metal ABC transporter ATP-binding protein — translation MTTNTGPATSTPKTEPVISLRGVHAELGSRPVLRGIDLTVRRGEVVALLGANGSGKSTTVRAVIGQVPAGAGEIELFGTPQRRFRDWARVGYVPQRTTAAGGVPATLTEVVASGRLSRTRFGVFRKADREAVRRALDLVGMADRAKDSVDALSGGQHQRVLIARALAAEPELLILDEPMAGVDLASQEVLAEILRRQVDRGTTVLLVLHELGPLEPLIDRAVVLRDGCVTHDGPPPKAVGQHALPGHDHVHPHAPAGAEPIRTGLLS, via the coding sequence ATGACGACGAACACCGGGCCCGCCACATCGACGCCGAAGACCGAACCCGTCATCTCCCTGCGGGGCGTCCACGCCGAGCTGGGCTCGCGCCCCGTCCTGCGCGGCATCGACCTCACCGTGCGCCGCGGCGAGGTCGTCGCCCTGCTCGGCGCGAACGGCTCCGGCAAGTCGACGACCGTGCGCGCCGTCATCGGCCAGGTACCGGCCGGCGCCGGCGAGATCGAGCTGTTCGGCACCCCGCAGCGCCGGTTCCGCGACTGGGCGCGCGTGGGGTACGTCCCGCAGCGCACCACGGCCGCGGGCGGCGTGCCCGCCACGCTGACCGAGGTGGTCGCCTCCGGCCGGCTCTCCCGCACCCGCTTCGGCGTGTTCCGCAAGGCCGACCGCGAGGCCGTACGCCGCGCGCTGGACCTCGTCGGCATGGCGGACCGGGCGAAGGACTCCGTGGACGCGCTCTCCGGCGGCCAGCACCAGCGGGTGCTGATCGCCCGCGCGCTCGCCGCCGAACCCGAGCTGCTGATCCTGGACGAGCCGATGGCGGGCGTCGACCTGGCCAGCCAGGAGGTGCTCGCGGAGATACTGCGCCGGCAGGTCGACCGGGGCACCACCGTCCTGCTCGTCCTGCACGAGCTGGGCCCGCTGGAGCCCCTGATCGACCGGGCGGTCGTCCTGCGCGACGGCTGCGTGACGCACGACGGCCCGCCCCCCAAGGCGGTCGGCCAGCACGCGCTGCCCGGCCACGACCACGTACACCCGCACGCACCGGCGGGCGCCGAACCGATCCGCACGGGACTGCTGAGCTGA
- a CDS encoding metal ABC transporter permease has translation MDLLNYAFMQRALLAAVLVGITAPAVGIYLVQRRQALMGDGIGHVAMTGVGLGFLLSWSPVWMATLVSIVGAVLMELIRWYGKARGDIALAMLFYGGMAGGVMFINLAPTGSNANLTSYLFGSLSTVSESDVTAICLLAAFVVLVTVGLRRQLFAVSQDEEFARVTGLPVRFLNLLTAVTAAVTVTVAMRVVGLLLVSALMVVPVAAAQALSRSFAATFAIAVAIGVSVTIGGTVTSYYQDVPPGATIVLLTIAAFIALTVLATPLARRRARALAAARPAPDPAECAVPAGRKPRGEPDA, from the coding sequence ATGGACCTCCTGAACTACGCCTTCATGCAGCGGGCCCTGCTGGCGGCCGTCCTGGTCGGCATCACCGCCCCCGCGGTCGGCATCTACCTCGTCCAGCGACGCCAGGCCCTCATGGGCGACGGCATCGGGCACGTCGCGATGACCGGCGTCGGCCTCGGCTTCCTGCTCTCCTGGTCGCCGGTGTGGATGGCGACCCTGGTCTCCATCGTCGGCGCCGTCCTGATGGAACTGATCCGCTGGTACGGCAAGGCCCGCGGTGACATCGCCCTCGCGATGCTGTTCTACGGCGGTATGGCGGGCGGCGTGATGTTCATCAACCTCGCCCCGACCGGCTCCAACGCGAACCTCACCTCGTACCTGTTCGGCTCCCTGTCGACGGTCTCCGAGTCCGACGTGACGGCCATCTGCCTGCTGGCCGCGTTCGTGGTGCTGGTCACCGTCGGTCTGCGCCGCCAGCTGTTCGCGGTCAGCCAGGACGAGGAGTTCGCGCGGGTCACCGGCCTGCCGGTGCGGTTTTTGAACCTGCTCACCGCGGTCACGGCGGCGGTCACCGTCACCGTCGCGATGCGCGTGGTGGGCCTGCTGCTGGTGAGCGCGCTCATGGTCGTGCCCGTGGCCGCCGCCCAGGCGCTCAGCCGCAGCTTCGCCGCCACCTTCGCCATCGCCGTCGCGATCGGCGTGAGCGTGACCATCGGCGGCACGGTCACCTCGTACTACCAGGACGTGCCGCCCGGGGCGACGATCGTGCTGCTGACGATCGCCGCGTTCATCGCGCTGACCGTGCTGGCCACCCCGCTGGCCCGCCGCCGCGCCCGCGCACTGGCCGCCGCCCGACCCGCGCCGGACCCGGCCGAGTGCGCCGTACCGGCCGGCCGGAAACCGCGCGGCGAGCCCGACGCCTGA
- a CDS encoding Fur family transcriptional regulator: MTTAGPPVKGRATRQRAAVAAALQGVDEFRSAQELHDVLKHKGDSVGLTTVYRTLQSLADAGEVDVLRTADGESVYRRCSTGDHHHHLVCRNCGKAVEVEGPAVETWAETIAAEHGYVNVAHTVEIFGTCAECAAAASGT, encoded by the coding sequence GTGACCACCGCTGGACCGCCCGTGAAGGGCCGCGCCACCAGGCAGCGGGCCGCCGTGGCGGCTGCGCTCCAGGGCGTCGACGAGTTCCGCAGCGCGCAGGAGCTGCACGACGTGCTCAAGCACAAGGGCGACTCGGTGGGACTCACCACGGTCTACCGCACCCTGCAGTCCCTCGCCGACGCCGGCGAGGTGGACGTGCTGCGCACGGCGGACGGCGAGTCCGTCTACCGCCGCTGCTCCACCGGCGACCATCACCACCACCTGGTCTGCCGCAACTGCGGCAAGGCGGTCGAGGTCGAGGGCCCGGCCGTGGAGACCTGGGCGGAGACCATCGCCGCCGAGCACGGCTACGTCAACGTGGCCCACACCGTGGAGATCTTCGGGACCTGCGCGGAGTGCGCGGCGGCGGCGAGCGGCACCTGA
- a CDS encoding isoprenyl transferase: MAVRGFLGRQRREYKTPVPHPSGARPPKFPSELVPKHVAIVMDGNGRWAKERGLPRTEGHKVGAERVLDVLQGGIEMGVGAISLYAFSTENWKRSPDEVRFLMNFNRDFIRKSRAELDELGVRVRWVGRMPKLWKSVAKELQIAQEQTEDNDRLTLYFCMNYGGRAEIADAAQALAEDVRAGRLDPAKVNEKTLQNYLYYPDMPDVDLFLRPSGEQRTSNYLLWQSAYAEMVFQDVLWPDFDRRDLWRACLEFASRDRRFGGAIPNEELLAMEGKQEQ; this comes from the coding sequence ATGGCCGTACGCGGGTTTCTGGGGCGTCAGCGCCGGGAGTACAAGACGCCGGTACCGCACCCCTCCGGCGCGCGGCCCCCGAAGTTCCCCAGTGAGCTGGTCCCCAAGCACGTGGCGATCGTGATGGACGGCAACGGCCGCTGGGCCAAGGAGCGGGGCCTGCCGCGCACCGAGGGCCACAAGGTGGGCGCCGAGCGCGTGCTGGACGTGCTCCAGGGCGGGATCGAGATGGGCGTCGGCGCCATCTCGCTGTACGCCTTCTCCACCGAGAACTGGAAGCGCTCACCGGACGAGGTGCGCTTCCTGATGAACTTCAACCGCGACTTCATCCGCAAGTCCCGGGCCGAGCTCGACGAGCTGGGTGTGCGGGTGCGCTGGGTGGGGCGGATGCCCAAGCTGTGGAAGTCGGTCGCCAAGGAACTCCAGATCGCGCAGGAGCAGACCGAGGACAACGACCGGCTCACCCTGTACTTCTGCATGAACTACGGCGGCCGCGCCGAGATCGCCGACGCGGCGCAGGCGCTGGCCGAGGACGTGCGGGCGGGACGCCTCGACCCGGCGAAGGTCAACGAGAAGACCCTGCAGAACTACCTGTACTACCCGGACATGCCGGACGTGGACCTGTTCCTGCGGCCGAGCGGTGAGCAGCGCACGTCCAACTACCTGCTGTGGCAGAGCGCCTACGCGGAGATGGTCTTCCAGGACGTCCTGTGGCCGGACTTCGACCGCCGGGACCTGTGGCGCGCGTGCCTCGAGTTCGCCTCCCGCGACCGCCGCTTCGGCGGCGCGATCCCGAACGAGGAACTGCTCGCCATGGAGGGCAAGCAGGAGCAGTAG
- the recO gene encoding DNA repair protein RecO, which translates to MSLFRDDGVVLRTQKLGEADRIITLLTRGHGRVRAVARGVRRTKSKFGARLEPFSHVDVQFFAKGSELIGRGLPLCTQSETIAPYGGGIVTDYARYTAGTAMLETAERFTDHEGEPAVQQYLLLVGALRTLARGEHAPHLVLDAFLLRSLAVNGYAPTFGDCAKCGLPGPNRFFSVASGGSVCADCRVPGSVVPSPQALELLGALLTGDWETADASEARHVREGSGLVSAYLHWHLERGLRSLRYVEK; encoded by the coding sequence ATGAGTCTGTTCCGCGACGACGGCGTTGTGCTGCGCACCCAGAAGCTGGGTGAAGCGGACCGGATCATCACCCTGCTCACGCGCGGTCACGGGCGCGTACGTGCCGTGGCGAGGGGTGTGCGCCGGACGAAGTCCAAGTTCGGCGCGCGCCTCGAACCGTTCTCCCACGTGGACGTGCAGTTCTTCGCCAAGGGGAGCGAACTGATCGGGCGCGGCCTCCCGCTGTGCACGCAGAGCGAGACCATCGCGCCGTACGGCGGCGGGATCGTCACCGACTACGCCCGCTACACCGCCGGAACGGCCATGCTGGAGACCGCCGAGCGGTTCACCGACCACGAGGGCGAGCCGGCCGTCCAGCAGTACCTGCTGCTCGTCGGCGCCCTGCGGACCCTGGCCCGCGGTGAGCACGCGCCGCACCTCGTCCTCGACGCGTTCCTGCTGCGCTCCCTCGCCGTCAACGGCTACGCCCCGACCTTCGGCGACTGCGCGAAGTGCGGGCTGCCCGGACCGAACCGGTTCTTCTCGGTCGCCTCCGGCGGTTCCGTCTGCGCCGACTGCAGGGTCCCCGGCAGCGTCGTGCCCTCGCCGCAGGCCCTGGAACTGCTCGGCGCGCTGCTCACGGGAGACTGGGAGACGGCGGACGCGTCCGAGGCGCGGCACGTCCGGGAGGGGAGCGGGCTGGTGTCCGCGTACCTCCACTGGCACCTGGAGCGCGGACTGCGCTCCCTGCGGTACGTCGAGAAGTAA
- a CDS encoding helix-turn-helix domain-containing protein — MANGSRQAAWEFFGTELKRRREDSGFTQVDLGARVFVSGGYIGQFEQAIRKPQLDVAQRIDETLQTDGIFERLCRKLIDDRRYADYFAKVAELETLATKICEFAPALIPGLLQTPAYARAVTLAMNPFAPEESVDEKVSGRIERGLILKGSTRPVYWAILHENVLRIPVGGSAVMAEQLEQVVGLVRERSVLVQVLPYAAGAYPVMTGDLRLMDFDDAPATAYTEAVYSGNLLDDPAVVQRAQSAYDLLRADALSPELSLALIQSAAEDFRRCASTT, encoded by the coding sequence ATGGCCAATGGTTCACGCCAAGCGGCATGGGAGTTCTTCGGCACGGAACTGAAGCGACGCCGGGAGGATTCGGGGTTCACGCAGGTGGATCTGGGGGCGCGGGTGTTCGTGTCGGGGGGCTACATCGGCCAATTCGAACAGGCTATTCGGAAACCCCAATTGGACGTGGCCCAGCGGATCGACGAGACACTCCAAACCGACGGTATTTTCGAGCGCCTGTGCAGGAAACTGATCGACGACCGCCGGTATGCGGATTATTTCGCCAAGGTGGCGGAGCTGGAGACACTGGCGACGAAGATCTGCGAGTTCGCACCGGCGCTGATTCCCGGACTGTTGCAGACCCCGGCCTATGCGCGGGCGGTCACGCTGGCCATGAATCCCTTCGCGCCGGAGGAGTCGGTCGACGAGAAGGTATCGGGACGCATCGAACGAGGCCTGATCCTCAAGGGCTCCACGCGGCCGGTGTACTGGGCGATCCTCCACGAGAACGTACTGCGCATCCCGGTGGGCGGGAGCGCAGTCATGGCGGAGCAACTGGAGCAGGTCGTGGGACTCGTGCGAGAGCGTTCGGTGCTGGTGCAGGTGTTGCCCTACGCGGCCGGCGCGTATCCCGTGATGACGGGGGATCTTCGGCTCATGGACTTCGACGACGCACCCGCAACCGCCTATACAGAAGCCGTGTATTCGGGGAACTTGCTGGACGATCCGGCCGTGGTGCAGCGAGCACAGTCGGCATACGATCTGCTCAGGGCGGATGCGCTGTCACCAGAGCTGTCCCTGGCCCTGATCCAATCGGCGGCGGAGGACTTCAGACGATGCGCGAGTACGACCTGA
- a CDS encoding DUF397 domain-containing protein — protein sequence MREYDLSEARWHKSSHSDGNGGNCVEAAYDFPGAARWRKSTYSGGSGGESCLEVADGVPGIVPVRDSKVTAGPVLVVGAAAWTEFIGAVGRGCADRG from the coding sequence ATGCGCGAGTACGACCTGAGCGAAGCACGCTGGCACAAGAGCAGTCACAGCGACGGCAACGGCGGCAACTGTGTCGAAGCCGCCTACGACTTCCCCGGCGCCGCTCGCTGGCGCAAGAGCACCTACAGCGGCGGAAGCGGCGGCGAGTCCTGCCTCGAGGTCGCTGACGGAGTCCCCGGCATCGTCCCCGTCCGGGACAGCAAAGTGACCGCCGGTCCCGTGCTGGTGGTCGGTGCGGCGGCCTGGACGGAGTTCATAGGTGCCGTCGGCCGCGGGTGCGCCGACCGGGGGTAA
- a CDS encoding SCO2521 family protein produces MGPAKTAPRVVLACGEVRTSLLPALQALDSRAAAQLLGLRADERVLLSERPNLYGRSPDTLTGVDCPLPSANGARVRAVGTVAARAALTEGRLLQTSAYFTMPATGPDHRRPWGHYLVRPGVVEPFGKLPHEAVAEGVLTGGRHGDLDVGLIADGLHTRLLRHPLLDHRPPLRSRPTRLRWVALPADPGAGPSIERFTLAEDELRTVRLRVPEGTTGEELAGLCDDLALHDWLLTTVVRILDGIRLGAGAGAAGAPPARRRPGQRQGAGEELPAVVRALRPTVDHLLHLWMPRARVAHDLAPLWDALEERPGFTRQWQTLVQRIRDQLTLHAIPSPHREADMGP; encoded by the coding sequence ATGGGGCCGGCGAAGACCGCACCGCGTGTCGTGCTCGCCTGCGGAGAGGTCCGCACCTCGCTGCTCCCGGCCCTGCAGGCCCTCGACAGCCGGGCCGCCGCCCAGCTCCTCGGACTGCGAGCCGACGAACGCGTCCTGCTCTCCGAGCGCCCCAACCTCTACGGGCGCTCGCCCGACACGCTCACCGGCGTCGACTGCCCCCTGCCCAGCGCCAACGGCGCCCGGGTCCGCGCCGTCGGCACGGTCGCCGCACGGGCCGCGCTCACCGAGGGACGCCTCCTCCAGACCTCCGCGTACTTCACGATGCCCGCCACCGGCCCCGACCACCGGCGGCCGTGGGGCCACTACCTGGTACGGCCCGGCGTGGTCGAGCCGTTCGGGAAGCTGCCCCACGAGGCGGTCGCCGAGGGCGTGCTGACCGGCGGGCGGCACGGCGATCTCGACGTCGGCCTGATCGCGGACGGACTGCACACCAGACTGCTGCGCCACCCCCTGCTCGACCACCGGCCGCCCCTCAGGTCCCGCCCCACCCGGCTCCGCTGGGTGGCCCTGCCCGCGGACCCGGGCGCCGGCCCGTCGATCGAGCGGTTCACCCTCGCCGAGGACGAGCTGCGCACGGTACGGCTGCGGGTGCCCGAGGGCACCACCGGCGAAGAGCTCGCCGGGCTCTGCGACGACCTCGCCCTGCACGACTGGCTGCTCACCACCGTGGTCCGCATCCTCGACGGCATCCGGCTGGGGGCCGGCGCCGGGGCGGCCGGAGCACCGCCGGCCCGGCGGCGGCCGGGGCAGCGTCAGGGAGCGGGCGAGGAGCTTCCCGCCGTGGTCAGGGCGCTGCGGCCCACCGTCGACCATCTGCTGCACCTGTGGATGCCGCGGGCCCGGGTGGCGCATGACCTGGCGCCGCTCTGGGACGCGCTGGAGGAACGGCCCGGCTTCACCCGGCAGTGGCAGACCCTTGTGCAGCGCATCCGCGACCAGCTCACCCTGCACGCGATCCCGTCCCCCCACCGGGAGGCGGACATGGGTCCCTGA
- a CDS encoding SCO2522 family protein, with product MTDAVFRETTAEPRTQAVPLSHLSLELGHLYMEDFEAGPENLRRHFAQVRPWADAARAAAAARTDGKRPRISTCFLIDDYFTRFSSPAELVPLLLAEADRAGLAVDYLARESGCAVAGKVPVAEAVAGRLVEEPPPGSYGLRPPAAQTGWLANGERSPAARAPQAMKKAVVWQPPKETASRRHSVFLDVELWSDAPDGQRTWSCPFLAAVWQLSRLGLLRTEGEAVLEPQPHTADGFPEEWDELPPLLRLNPRADPFAAYRTCSVVPNRFLPVEHAVRVILDQTEVDPEALGQVARRSAGEKVPVPDSVADRVSYVFYAGP from the coding sequence ATGACGGACGCAGTGTTCCGCGAGACCACCGCCGAACCGCGCACCCAGGCGGTGCCGCTGTCCCACCTCTCCCTGGAGCTGGGCCACCTCTACATGGAGGACTTCGAGGCCGGTCCGGAGAACCTGCGGCGGCACTTCGCGCAGGTACGGCCCTGGGCGGACGCGGCGCGGGCCGCGGCGGCCGCCCGGACGGACGGCAAACGCCCCCGGATCAGCACCTGCTTCCTGATCGACGACTACTTCACCCGCTTCTCCAGCCCCGCCGAGCTCGTCCCGCTGCTGCTGGCGGAGGCGGACCGGGCCGGGCTGGCCGTCGACTACCTGGCACGAGAGTCCGGCTGCGCGGTCGCCGGCAAGGTGCCGGTCGCGGAAGCGGTGGCCGGCCGGCTCGTCGAGGAACCACCGCCCGGCAGCTACGGCCTGCGCCCGCCGGCCGCGCAGACCGGCTGGCTGGCCAACGGTGAACGCAGCCCCGCCGCACGCGCCCCGCAGGCGATGAAGAAGGCCGTCGTCTGGCAGCCGCCCAAGGAGACCGCGTCCCGCCGCCACTCCGTCTTCCTGGACGTCGAACTCTGGAGCGACGCACCCGACGGGCAGCGCACCTGGTCCTGCCCCTTCCTCGCCGCGGTCTGGCAGCTCTCCCGCCTCGGGCTGCTGCGCACCGAGGGCGAGGCCGTCCTCGAACCCCAGCCGCACACCGCCGACGGCTTCCCCGAGGAGTGGGACGAACTGCCCCCGCTGCTCCGGCTCAACCCCCGGGCGGACCCGTTCGCCGCGTACCGCACCTGCTCGGTGGTGCCCAACCGGTTCCTGCCCGTCGAGCACGCCGTCCGCGTCATCCTCGACCAGACCGAGGTGGACCCCGAAGCGCTGGGCCAGGTGGCCCGCCGGTCCGCCGGGGAGAAGGTGCCCGTCCCCGACTCGGTCGCCGACCGCGTCTCCTACGTCTTCTACGCGGGGCCGTGA
- a CDS encoding SCO2523 family variant P-loop protein, producing the protein MLVFAASDKGGTGRSVTSANLAYQRALTGDHVAYVDFDFGSPTAAAVFDVPSAMRGIAERGLHSYLEGEVTEPARIDIWRQTEHPQLHARPNQSGRLALLPGDAGGGEFVTGEDTLDRCVDLLLRLNGEFDLTIVDLSAGRSYAVDMVLAATAHPRMRYVPFRWLVFHRWTRQHVIAAAGLVHKEHGIIRGGVDRGHDEEALRGAIRFVRAAVPDPDSPLWAQGSPAQAAWMQSCDDSLRRLASEHRIGDSVVLGAVPLEPVLQWREQLITEEDVLSTQIANKETLEALEEIARRLTDDSCWGRP; encoded by the coding sequence GTGCTCGTCTTCGCCGCCTCCGACAAGGGAGGCACGGGCCGCTCGGTCACCAGCGCCAACCTGGCCTACCAGCGCGCCCTCACCGGTGATCACGTGGCCTACGTGGACTTCGACTTCGGTTCGCCCACGGCCGCCGCCGTCTTCGACGTACCGAGCGCGATGCGCGGCATCGCGGAGCGGGGCCTGCACTCCTACCTGGAGGGCGAGGTCACGGAACCGGCCAGGATCGACATCTGGCGGCAGACCGAGCACCCCCAACTGCACGCCCGGCCGAACCAGTCCGGCCGCCTGGCCCTGTTACCCGGCGACGCCGGCGGCGGCGAGTTCGTCACCGGCGAGGACACCCTCGACCGCTGTGTCGACCTCCTGCTCAGGCTGAACGGCGAGTTCGACCTGACCATCGTGGACCTCAGCGCCGGGCGCAGCTACGCCGTGGACATGGTCCTGGCGGCGACCGCCCACCCCCGGATGCGCTACGTCCCCTTCCGCTGGCTCGTCTTCCACCGCTGGACCCGGCAGCACGTGATCGCCGCCGCCGGGCTGGTCCACAAGGAACACGGCATCATCAGGGGTGGCGTCGACCGCGGGCACGACGAGGAGGCCCTGCGCGGCGCCATCCGGTTCGTCCGGGCCGCCGTGCCCGACCCCGACTCGCCGCTGTGGGCCCAGGGCTCGCCCGCCCAGGCGGCCTGGATGCAGTCCTGCGACGACTCCCTGCGCCGGCTCGCCTCGGAGCACCGCATCGGCGACAGCGTGGTGCTCGGCGCCGTACCGCTGGAACCCGTCCTGCAGTGGCGCGAGCAGCTGATCACCGAAGAGGACGTGCTCTCCACCCAGATCGCCAACAAGGAGACGCTCGAGGCGCTGGAGGAGATCGCACGACGCCTGACCGACGACTCCTGCTGGGGGCGGCCATGA
- a CDS encoding SCO2524 family protein, which translates to MQIKPRQHLLDIWQAAARHSFDDGKLVWGETDGLSSVADAERLLCLLYPATEVPAFRLDQPDTTERDVLRALDRVGSRLEIPPNMITVLSQFMRTHTGPDDSPTFSGGHYFRPTDPKQKPTHEQTQLGVVDAYSMSVTLCLATLGFLKVYEENTTRPEVRRSLGELREATNIRLTAAMVSLLRSFTVNVFDAESEQGRRLIQVIGQNKQSDRAVLQQFSRRFRPLRATIIESLSRGIEVDESIRDESQLFECGWAWGVVKGAPTITDLDVPVKGQPDGIADRLPYVYFTVVALDGIQDLFSERTLTLGLLDEDQQKLAEALRLRWELSQQYWSAIARFGTERWPLEDLPWQTTGLRLESEYFSLTVAAILVHDLIRRKATDDDLTRTVAIMERLADRGRVTSRMTRNDPTVRLHHPGVTMPLAGSERSGAPLEWRMTDFSAQLLKRIIQLAALSRNIEAQDRLIRLGEQTFEHLWNRRIEDGDGAGLWDNAAAVFPDAALGLRLSWSITERVTECLVAARGLYEQRPIRSPELAELARELLSEAAHLFGKEQLEASVTADGSRGRAMRSIENRLDHARDLVDERPATAFALALPVLQELDTLAQARGAAAEEM; encoded by the coding sequence ATGCAGATCAAGCCACGGCAGCATCTGCTGGACATCTGGCAGGCCGCGGCCCGCCATTCGTTCGACGACGGAAAGCTCGTCTGGGGGGAAACCGACGGGCTGAGTTCCGTCGCGGACGCGGAGCGGCTGCTCTGCCTGCTGTACCCCGCCACCGAGGTCCCCGCGTTCCGTCTCGACCAACCGGACACCACCGAGCGGGACGTCCTGCGCGCGCTGGACCGGGTCGGCAGCCGGCTCGAGATCCCGCCCAACATGATCACCGTCCTGTCCCAGTTCATGCGCACCCACACCGGGCCGGACGACAGCCCCACCTTCTCCGGCGGGCACTACTTCAGGCCGACCGACCCGAAGCAGAAACCCACCCACGAACAGACCCAGCTGGGCGTCGTCGACGCCTACTCCATGTCCGTCACGCTGTGCCTGGCCACCCTGGGATTCCTCAAGGTCTACGAGGAGAACACCACCCGGCCCGAGGTGCGCAGGTCGCTCGGTGAACTGAGAGAAGCCACCAACATCCGGCTGACCGCCGCGATGGTCAGCCTGCTGCGCTCCTTCACCGTCAACGTCTTCGACGCCGAGTCCGAGCAGGGCCGGCGGCTCATCCAGGTCATCGGGCAGAACAAGCAGTCCGACCGGGCCGTGCTCCAGCAGTTCTCCCGCAGATTCCGCCCGCTGCGCGCCACGATCATCGAAAGCCTCAGCCGCGGCATCGAGGTCGACGAGAGCATCCGGGACGAGAGCCAGCTCTTCGAGTGCGGCTGGGCCTGGGGCGTGGTGAAGGGCGCGCCGACCATCACCGACCTGGACGTTCCGGTCAAGGGCCAGCCCGACGGCATCGCCGACCGGCTGCCCTACGTGTACTTCACCGTCGTCGCCCTGGACGGCATCCAGGACCTGTTCTCCGAGCGCACCCTCACCCTGGGGCTCCTCGACGAGGACCAGCAGAAGCTCGCCGAGGCGTTACGCCTGCGCTGGGAACTCAGCCAGCAGTACTGGTCGGCCATCGCCCGCTTCGGCACCGAGCGCTGGCCCCTGGAGGACCTCCCCTGGCAGACCACCGGTCTGCGGCTGGAGTCGGAGTACTTCTCCCTCACCGTGGCGGCCATCCTCGTCCACGACCTGATCCGCCGGAAAGCGACCGACGACGACCTCACCCGCACCGTCGCCATCATGGAACGCCTCGCCGACAGAGGCCGCGTCACCAGCCGGATGACCAGGAACGACCCCACCGTCCGGCTGCACCACCCGGGGGTCACCATGCCGCTCGCCGGGTCCGAGCGGTCCGGCGCGCCGCTGGAGTGGCGGATGACCGACTTCTCCGCCCAGCTGCTCAAGCGGATCATCCAGCTCGCGGCACTCTCCCGGAACATCGAGGCGCAGGACCGCCTGATCCGCCTGGGCGAGCAGACGTTCGAGCACCTGTGGAACCGGCGGATCGAGGACGGCGACGGAGCCGGCCTCTGGGACAACGCGGCAGCCGTCTTCCCGGACGCCGCCCTCGGCCTGCGCCTCTCCTGGAGCATCACCGAGCGCGTCACCGAGTGCCTGGTCGCCGCCCGCGGCCTGTACGAGCAGCGGCCCATCCGCAGCCCCGAACTCGCCGAGCTGGCCCGCGAACTGCTCAGCGAGGCCGCCCATCTGTTCGGCAAGGAACAGCTGGAAGCCTCCGTCACCGCCGACGGCAGCCGGGGACGGGCCATGCGAAGCATCGAGAACCGCCTGGACCACGCCCGCGACCTGGTCGACGAGCGGCCCGCCACCGCGTTCGCACTCGCCCTGCCCGTGCTCCAGGAACTCGACACCCTGGCCCAGGCCCGCGGCGCCGCCGCAGAGGAGATGTGA